The segment TTTGATATTATCTTTTTTTGGATTGCTCGAATGATTATGTTAACAATGTATTTTGTTAAAGATTGTCATGGGAATCCTCAAATACCATTTAAAGATGTTTATATAACAGGTTTAATACGTGATGAAGAAGGTAAAAAAATGTCAAAATCAAAAGGAAATGTGATTGATCCAATTGATATGATAGATGGCATTTCATTAAATAAATTAATTGAAAAGAGAACAAATAATTTATTAAAACCTCATTTGTCTGAAAAAATTCGTGATCGTACTGTAAAACAATTTCCTAATGGAATTGATTCTACAGGTACAGATGCGTTACGTTTTACTTTTTCTGCTTTAGCATCTAATACACGTGATATACAATGGGATATGAATAGATTAAAGGGATATCGTAATTTTTGTAATAAACTTTGGAATGCTAGTCGTTTTGTTTTAATTAATACAAAAAATCATAATTATTTTAATTTTTCTATTGATGATAATATGTTATTAATAAATAAATGGATATTAATCAAATTTAATAATACAGTTAAATCATATAGAAACTCGTTAGATACTTATCGGTTTGATATTGCAGCTAATATTTTATATGATTTTGTTTGGAATGTTTTTTGCGATTGGTATTTAGAATTTGTAAAATCGATTATAAAATTAGGTACTTCTCAAGATATATATTTTACTAAAAATATTTTAATTTATATTTTAGAGTTATTGTTAAGATTATCTCATCCTATAATTCCTTTTATTACAGAATCTATTTGGCAAAGAGTAAAAATAATTAAAAATATTGAAGATAAAACAATTATGCTTCAACCTTTTCCAGAATATAATGATCAATTATTTGATGAAAATATATTGTCTAATATTAGTTGGATAAAAAAAATAATTATCTTTTTGCGAAATACTAGAGTAAAAATGAATATTAGTCCTACTAAATTATTACCATTGTTTTTAAAAAATATCAATTCTGAAAAAGAGAATATAATTAAAGAAAATAAATTTTTTTTAAAAAACATGGCATTTTTAGATAAAATCAATATTTTATCTAATAAAGACGATGAACCTTTTTTATCTATAAAAAAAATAATTGATGGAGTTGAAATTTTAATTCCCATACTGAAAATGGTTAATAAAGAAACTGAAGTAAAACGATTAAATAAAGAAATAAAAAAAATTAAATCACAAATTTTAATTTCTGAAGAAAAAACATCTAATCAAGATTTTTTATCTTATGCTCCCAAAAATATAATAAATCAAGAAATAAAAAAATTAAAAAATTTAAACGAAGTTTATTTAAAATTATCTCAACAATTAAAATTATTTAATAACTCATAATATAAAAAAATATAAATTTTTAATTAAAGGTTTTTGATGATGTCAAATTTATATAATCGTATTTCTAAAAAAGAATTGAAAAAAAAGATGCTTTTTAATAAAGAACCTCGTTTTGTAGTTTCTTTTTATAAGTATTTTTTAATAAAAAATACAAAAGAATTTAGAGATGAAATTTATAAAAATTTTTATGAATATAATGTTTTAGGAAGAGTTTACGTAGCTAATGAAGGTATCAATGCTCAGATTAGTATTCCTGTAAAATTTTATTTTTTGGTAAAAAATTTGTTATATAATTTTACTCCAGAACTAAACGATTTATTTATTAATAAATCATTAAATCATGATTCACAAGCATTTTCAGTGCTTTCTATTAAAATTAAAAAAAATATTGTTAATGATGGTATTACAAATCCATTGTTTAATTCTAAAAATGTCGGTATCTATATAAAGTCAAAACAAGTTAATACAATGTTGAATGATCGAAAAACAATTTTTATTGACATGCGAAATTCTTATGAATATCAAATTGGACATTTTCCAAATGCTATAGAAATTAAGAGTCAAACTTTTCGAGAGCAATTGAAGAAAGTAATTCAAATTATGGATTATGCTAAAAATAAAAACATTGTAATGTATTGTACAGGTGGTATTCGTTGCGAAAAAGCCAGTGCTTGGATGCATTTTAATGGTTTTAAATACGTCTATCATTTGAAAGGTGGAATTCTTGGTTATGTTCACGATGCTAAAAAAAACGGATTGCCGATTCTTTTTGAAGGTAGTAATTTTGTTTTTGATAACCGTATGATTGAAAAAATTTCAGATAAGATTATATCTTTTTGTAAACAATGTGCTAAACCTTCAGATCGATATGTAAATTGTAGTTTTGATCTATGTCATCTTCTTTTTATTCAGTGTGAAAATTGTGCAATTGATTTTAAAAATTGTTGTTCTTTAAAATGTATGCATGATGTATAATTAATTTTTTATAAAAAAATAATTTATAGTTTTTTTTCTAAGTTTTCCCAACATATTAATATTTTTTCTAATTTTTTTTCTTCTATTTTAAATTCTTTTAAAGTAGGTAATTGATTGATAATATTTTGTTTAAAAAAACTTGGTTCATTCATTTTATTTTTTAATCTTTGAATGTTATTTTCTATTTTTTCTATTTTATTTAATACTTCTTTTAATTCTTTTTTTACTTGATTTTGTTTTATTTTTGAACAATTAATATGAGATTTATTTTGATTTAATACACATTTTTTTTGAATTTTTCTATTTTTTTCTTTTATTACACTATCATATGAATTAAAATGTGTATTTATTAATCCATCTCCTTTAAATATCCAATATTTATTTACTGTATTTTCAATGAAATTTCTATCATGACTTACTATTAAAACTGTTCCTGAATATTTTATAATAATATTTTCTAATAATTCTAGTGTATCCAAATCTAAGTCGTTTGTAGGTTCATCAAAGATTAAAACGTTGCTTGGTTTTAAAAATAATTTTGCTAAAAGTAATCTATTACATTCGCCTCCAGACAAAGTTTTTACTAAACATTGTACTTGATTTGGTTTAAATAGAAATTTTTTTAGGTATCCTATTAAATGTTGTTCTTTTCCATTTAGTATAATTTTTTCTGTTCCATTGTTTATGTTTTCTAAGATAGATTTATTAGGATTTAAAATTGATCGGTCTTGATCAAAATATGCTATTTTCAATTCTGTTCCAAAATAAATTGAACCTGTTTGAATTTTTTTTTCTCCCATAAGTATTTTTATCATAGTACTTTTTCCAGATCCGTTGTTACCTATCAATCCTATTTTATCACCATATTGTATTATTGAAGAAAAATTTTGAATAATGGTTTTTTTTTCAATTAAAAAACTTATGTTTTTTAATTTAAAAATTATTTTTCCTGGATAACTTTTAATTTCATTAATTTTAATATTATCAAAGTTGTCTATTTTTTTATAGTTTTCATGTTCTTTTCGTAATGTTTTTAAATTTCTAACTCTTCCTTCATTACGAGTAGTACGAGCTTTAATTCCTTTTCTAATCCATATCTCTTCTTTTTCTAAATTTTGATCAAATAGTTTTTTATTTATTTTTTCAATCCGATTATGTTCTTTTTTTAATTTTATAAATTCTTTGTAATTTCCTGGAAAAGAAGTTAATTTTCCTCTATCAAGATCGACAATTCTTGTACATACATTTTGAATAAAAGATCTATCATGTGATATAAATAATACTGTTCCTGAAAATTTTTTTAAAAAGTTTTCTAGCCATGAAATTGAACTAATATCTAAGTGATTTGTTGGTTCATCAAGTAACAAGACATCTGGTTTACCTAACAATACAGAACCTAATACAATTTTTCTTAAAAATCCTCCAGATAACTCTGAAAGTAAAGAGTTTTTATCAACTTGAAAATTTTTAATTAATTTATTGATTTCTATAGTTTCATTAATATTTATTTCTCTTTTAAATTGGTTTTTAATAAAATTATGTATAGAAATATTTAGGTTTTTTGGATTATCTTGTTTTAAATAAGATATTTTAATATTTTTTTGATAAATGATAGAACCGTGATCTAAATCTTGATTTTTATTAATTACCTTTAATAAGGTTGATTTTCCAGCACCATTTTTACCAATTAAACTAATACGTTCGTTTTTATTTATATAAAGTACAACTTTTTTTAATATTTCTAAATCACTGAATGATAAAGAGGCATCTTGAATACTAATTAGAGGCATGTATTTCTCGTTTTTTTAATTTATTGAATATGTTTGATTAACCAAGAATGATAATTCTTTTTTAAATGATCTTTCGTTTGTGTTAAATTAGTAATATTTTTTGCATGTAGATTTATTTTTTTAATATTATTGCAATCAATTTCAAAGTTATGTGTTGAACTTGAAAAAACAATATTACCATCTTTTCGTAAGATTCTTTTTAGGTTTATCATTAATTCAATGTAATCTCTTTTTAATTCAAAAGATTTTTTCATTCTCTTGGAATTTGAAAAAGTAGGTGGATTTATAAAAATCAAATCAAATTTCTTTTTAGTTAAAACAATCCATTCTAAACAATCTTTTTGAATAAAAACATTTTTACTATTTGTTAAATTATTAAGAGACATATTGCGCATAGACCATCCAATATATGTATTGGATATATCTACAGTTGTAGTACTTCTAGCTTTTCCTAATCCTGCGTATACACTAGCTGCTCCAGTGTATGCAAATAAGTTTAAAAAATCTTTTCCTTTAGACATTTCACCTAATAGCTTTCTTACAAGTCGATTTTCCGAAAATAAACCTGTATCTAAATAATCAATTAAATTCACTAATAATTTTACATGATATTCTTTAATTATAAAAAAACTACCACTATTAAATAATTTTTGGTATTGTTCTTTGTTTTTTTGTTTTTTTCTAAACTTTATTACTATATTATTTGTAGGGATAGATAGTATTTCTTTACTATGGTAAATAGCATTACATAGTCTTTTATGTGCTTCTTTGTGATGTATTAATTTCGGTGCTTGATATTCTTGAATTACTAACCATTTTTTATAAACATCTACTATTATTTTATAATTTGGCAAATCTGAATCATATACTCGAAAACATTCTATTTCTTGTAAATCATTCCATTTTTTTAATTTTTTAAAATTTTTTTGTAGTCTATTTTGATATTCTTGGCTTTTATCGTTGATTGTATTTGAAAATATTTCGTAATTTTTTAAAGTACAGTTTAATGAACCATTTTTAAAAATAAAATTTTCGTATGATTTCATTTGTAAAAATTTTAATAAAAATTCAGATGAACTAAATACTGATAGTTTCCAATTTTTAAAGTGTTTTCTTGATATAACTCCTAATTCAATATATAAAGCTATTAAATTATTTTCAGTTTTATATCTTTCTCCATAAGGAGGATTGCTTATTAATGTGCCAATTTCTTGTTTTTGATAAGGATTTTTAAGATTACTTAAATCACATTTAACAAAATTAACAATATTTTCTAAATTTGCATTTATTGCATTTTTTTGAGCTTTCTCTATAATGTTTGGATTACAATCATATCCTATAAAATAATTTTTAACACATTTTTTTATACCTATTTTAAATCTTTCTTTTGCGTTTTTTAGAACTTCTTTCCATATTTTTTCATTATATCCCTTCCAAGATTGAAATCCCCATTTTTTTCTTGTAAGTCCAGGAGCTCTATCAGAAGACATCATTGCTGCTTCAATTAATAATGTTCCTGATCCACACATAGGATCTATTAAAGGAGTATTTTTTTTCCATCCTGAACTTAATATAATTGCTGAACTTAAGTTTTCTTTGATAGGCGCAACATCAAAAAATTTACGATATCCTCTTTTATTTAAAGCATCACCACTTAAATCTAACATAATATGAACTGAATTTTGAAATAAATATGCCGTAATACGAATATCTGGAGTGATAAGATTTATGTTGGGACGAATGGAATATTTTTGATAAAATTTATCCACGATAGAATCTTTAATTGTTAATGAACCAAATAAGCTATTTCGAATAATATTATTTGTTCCATTAAATTTAACTAGAAAATTATTTTCCAAGTATAATATTTTAGTCCAATTAATATTATAGGTATTATGATATAAATCATCACTATTTTTTATGGTAAATTTTTTTATACATAAAAAAATCCTTGAAGAAATTCGGCTCCACATTAAACTATTATATAGTATTAAATCTTCTCCTTCATAATATACGCCACCTTTTATAATTTTTATGTTTTTTCCTCCTAAAGATAGGAGTTCTTGTTCTAAAAATTTTTCACATCCAAAATTTGTACTAGCAAATAAATAATTCATTGTTTTATTTTCATTTTTTTAAATATTTAAAATTTTTTAAAAAATTAATATCTAATAAGATATGTTAGTAAAAAAAAAGAAAAAATTCTTAAAAAATACAGTGCTAAATTATATAAATATCTTTATTTTATAGATTTTTAATTATTTTTCTAACAAAATTTGGACCATGATATATTAATCCAGAATATATCTGTATTAAACTAGCTCCACATACAATTTTTTCTCTAGCAGCGTTGATAGAATTAATACCTCCAACTCCGATAATAGGAATTTTTCTTTTGAGATTTTTATATAATATTGATATCACATCATTGCTTTTTTTTTGTAAAGGTAAACCACTTAATCCTCCCTCTTGTATATTATTTTTAGTTTCAGGTATTAATGAATAATCTAATGTTGTATTAGTTGCAATAACTCCATCTATTTTATAGTGAATTAATTGGTTGGAAATATCAATTAATTCTTTTTTTGATAGGTCTGGAGAAATTTTAATCGCTATTGGTACATATTTAGAATATTTAGAATACATTTCTCCTTGTTTTTTTTTTATATCTCTTAATAAATTTTTAAATAATGTACCATATTGTAATTTTCTTAAATTAATAGTATTTGGAGATGAAATGTTAATAGCAATGTAACTGGCATAAAAATACACTTTTTCTATACAAATTAAATAATCTTTTATCGCATCTTCAATTTTTGTATTTTTATTTTTTCCTATGTTTACACCAATTATTCCTTTAAATTTAGATTTTTTTATATTATTAACTAAATAATCTATTCCGAAATTATTAAATCCCATTTTATTAATAATTCCTTCTATTGAAGGAATTCGAAAAATTCTAGGTTTTGGATTACCGTATTGGGGTAAAGGAGTAACTGTGCCTACTTCAATAAAACCAAATCCGATTTTAGATAAAGAATCTATATAATCTCCATTTTTATCCATTCCTGCAGCTAGACCAATTTTATTGTTAAATGTTAGCCCCATACATTTTGTTTTTTTTAATGGAATTGATTTAATAAAAAAATTTCTTATGAATTGAATTTTTTTAGAATTAAAATATTTTAATGTTAGTGTATGTGCTTTTTCAGGATCAATTAAAAATAAAAGTTTACGAATTAAATAGTAAAACATTATAATTCCTTTGTAAGAACAGTTAAAAACTTCATACTATGATTTTTTTTAAAAATTGATAACCTTTTTATTTATGTTATATTTTTATATATATTAGGATTGTTTTTATCATCTTTTAAACATTTTATATAATTTTAAATATAAAGTTATATGATAATTATCATACTATAAAAAAGAATACTATGAAAACAGATATATTATGAAACGATATAATTATCCAATAGTGAAAACGTTACTTGACACTGATGCGTATAAACTTCATATGCAACAAGCTGTTTTTTATCATTATAGAAATGTAAATGTGGTTGCAGAATTCATTTGTAGAGGTCCTAATACCTTAGGTCGCTATTCTAATATTTTATTAGATCAAATCAATATGATGTCTTCTTTATCTCTTAGTCATGAAGAATACCTCTATATGACCACTTTTCCATTTTTTAAAAGAGAATATTTACATTGGTTAAAAAAATTTCGTTATAATATTACACAAGTTAAAGTTAAAAATTATCATGGTCGATTACATATTCGTATAAGTGGATTGTGGAAAGAAGTAATTTTATGGGAAGTTCCTATTTTATCATTAATTAGTGAAATTTTTCATAAACATTGTTATCCAGATATTACTTCAAATATTGCAGTAAAGTATTTAGATAAAAAATTAACAAAATTTTTTAAAAAAAATAAGAATTTAGATTTATCTCGTTTAAAAATTGTAGATTTTGGAACAAGAAGACGATTTTCTTATGACGTACAATATTCAATTGTTAAAAGATTAAAAGATAAATTTCCTTTTTTAATTGGTTCGAGTAATTACCATATATCACGTATTTTAAAACTACTACCAGTAGGAACTCAAGCACATGAGTGGTTTCAAGCGCATCAACAAATTAGTTCTAATCTAAGAAATAGTCAAATATTGGCATTAGAAACATGGTTGCATCAATATAATCAACATTTAGGTATTGCTCTTACAGATTGTATTACAATGGATTCATTTTTACGTGATTTTAATTTATTTTTTTCAAAATCTTATCAAGGTATTAGGCATGATTCAGGGGATCCAGTAAAATGGGGCGAGAAAGCGCTTAAACATTATGAGCGTTTAGGAATTGATCCTACTACTAAAACATTATTATTTTCAGATAATTTAAATTTTAAAAAAATTATATCTCTTTATAAAAAATTTAATAATAGAATAAATATTATATTTGGTATTGGAACAAAATTAACCTGTGATATTCCAAATGTCAAACCACTAAATATAGTAATTAAACTTGTTAAATGTAATGGTAAACCAGTTGCCAAACTATCTGATAGTCCTGGTAAAACTTTTTGTTTAGATAGAGAATTTATTAAATCTTTATGTAAAGCGTTTGATTTATCATTGATATTTTAATTCAAAACTAGTCATCTTAATTAATTTTATTTCGATAGACTGTTTAAAAAGAAGATATAAGGAAAAAATTATGAGTACAATATCAATATCGAAAATCTATAAAGATGATATTATAGTAAATACTTCTATTACTGTCTCTGGATGGGTTCGAAGTCGTAGAAGTTCAAAATCTGGTTTTTCCTTTATTACAATGTATGATGGTTCATGTTTTGATTGTATACAAATTATTGCCAATAAAAATCTATCTAATTATTATACAGATATATTGCATTTAACTATAGGTTGTTCTATAACAATAACTGGAGTTCTTGTTTTATCTATTGGAGAACAACAAAAATACGAAATAAAAGCGACAGAAATTCAGGTATTAGGATGGATTCAAAACCCAGATACTTATCCAATATCTGCTAAAAAACATACTTTAGAATACTTAAGAGAAGTAGCACATTTACGTTCTAGAACAAATTTAATTGGAGCAATAGTAAGAATAAGAAATCATGTATTTCAATCATTACACAAATTTTTACATAAAAAAGGTTATTATTGGATTCCTACACCTATTATTACTGGTCTTAATACAGAAGGAGCAGGAGAAATGTTTCGCGTTTCAACGATGGATTTAAAAAACATTCCTAAGAAAATAAATGGTTCCGTTGATTTTAAAAAAGATTTTTTTGGAAAAGAATCTTTTTTAACTGTTTCGGGACAACTTAATTTAGAAACATATGCCTGTTCTTTATCAAAAGTATATACTTTTGGTCCTACATTTCGAGCTGAAAATTCTAATACCAGTCGTCATCTAGCAGAATTTTGGATGTTAGAAGTCGAATCTTCTTTTTGCAATTTAGATGAAATTGCAACGTTTTCTGAATCTATTTTGAAATATATTTGTAAATCTATTTTAAAATATTGTATGAAAGATATTAAATTTCTTAAAAAGTATATTGATAATGATATAATTAATCGTCTAAAAAAATTTTTGTTAGTAGATTTTGTACGCATAGAGTATAAAGACGCTATAGATATTTTATTAAATTCTAAAAATAAATTTGAGAATGTTGTTTCTTTCGGAATGGATCTTAATACTGAGCATGAGAGATTTCTTGTAGAAAAATATTTTAAAGTACCTGTAGTAATCATGAATTATCCCAAAGAGTTGAAAGCATTTTATATGAGATTAAATGACGATAAAAAAACAGTTGCCGCAATGGATTTATTAGTTCCAGGTGTTGGAGAATTAATAGGTGGTTCTCAACGTGAAGAACGTATTGCGATGTTAGATTTACGTTTATCAGAATTAGGTTTAAAAAAAGAAGATTATTGGTGGTATCGAGATCTTCGTCGTTATGGTACTGTTCATCATTCAGGATTTGGCATGGGTTTTGAGCGCTTAATTTCTTACATTACTGGAATAGCAAATATACGAGATATAATTCCATTTCCACGTACTGTTAAAAACGCTAATTTTTAAGCATTTTTTCCATATAAAATTATTTATTATTTTAATAGCATTTTATCGATTCAAAATTTATAAAAATACAATAATTATTTAAATCTTTTTAATTTAAACTATATTTACTAAAAAGGTAATATAAAAATTATGAAAAATCATAAATCTTTAGCAATTTTAATACCAATGCTCTTTGCTAGCACTAGTTCAGTAAATGCTATAGAAATTTTTAATAAAAATGGTAACAAATTAGAATTATATGGTAGCATAAATCCTAATCATAATTTTTCTAATAAATTTTTATCTACTGAAATTGTTTCTAAAGAAGATAATACTAATGCTGTTTTAGGATTATCAGGAAAAATAAACATTACTGATAAACTATCTAGTTATGCTAAAATCGAATATAAAACCGATCTTTTTATGCCTGAAGATTTAATGGACAAACAACAACCTAACACTGTACGTTTAGGATATGCTGGTTTAAAATATGGTAATTTAGGATCAATAGATTATGGTCGTAATTATGGTGTAATTCATGATGCACAATCACTAACAAATCACATTCCATACATTAATAATAACAGTGTTTTTGCATACAATGACAATTATATGGTAGGCAGAAATAATAGCCTACTAACTTATAGAAATAATAATATTTTTGGTTTAGTAGATGGCGTTAGTTTTGCTTTACAATATCAAGATGCAATTAAAAATAGAATTTCAGACCAGCAAAATAGTGTTGGTTGGGGAGCATCATTAAAATATGAAAGCGATTCGGGATTGACTGCTGTAGGTTCTTGTTTTACATCTGAAAGACCAATTTCTGATCAAAATAAAATAGATTTAAAAAGTAAATCTGTAGATTCATATGGATTAGGTTTTAAATATGATGCTAATAATGTATATATTGCCGCTTTTTATGGTGCTGCACGTAATTTAACACCATATCATATGCACAGCGATCGCTTTATTAACGAAACACAAAATATTGAAGCAATTGCAGAATATAGTTTTGACTCTGGGTTTCATCCGTCTTTAAGCTATTTAGATTCTAAAGGACAAAATTCAAATACTCCAAAAAGTGAATTAGATTTAGCAAAACAAATCAATATTTCTACTCGTTATGAATTTAATAAAAATGTTTCAACATACATGAATTATAAGATTAATTTATTAAAAGAAAACGACTTTATTAAAGATAATAAAATTCCTACAGATAATATTATTGGCGCTGGAGTAGTGTATCAATTTTAATATAGTTTTTTATGTTTTATAAAATTTT is part of the Buchnera aphidicola (Rhopalosiphum maidis) genome and harbors:
- the pncB gene encoding nicotinate phosphoribosyltransferase, yielding MKRYNYPIVKTLLDTDAYKLHMQQAVFYHYRNVNVVAEFICRGPNTLGRYSNILLDQINMMSSLSLSHEEYLYMTTFPFFKREYLHWLKKFRYNITQVKVKNYHGRLHIRISGLWKEVILWEVPILSLISEIFHKHCYPDITSNIAVKYLDKKLTKFFKKNKNLDLSRLKIVDFGTRRRFSYDVQYSIVKRLKDKFPFLIGSSNYHISRILKLLPVGTQAHEWFQAHQQISSNLRNSQILALETWLHQYNQHLGIALTDCITMDSFLRDFNLFFSKSYQGIRHDSGDPVKWGEKALKHYERLGIDPTTKTLLFSDNLNFKKIISLYKKFNNRINIIFGIGTKLTCDIPNVKPLNIVIKLVKCNGKPVAKLSDSPGKTFCLDREFIKSLCKAFDLSLIF
- the asnS gene encoding asparagine--tRNA ligase, with product MSTISISKIYKDDIIVNTSITVSGWVRSRRSSKSGFSFITMYDGSCFDCIQIIANKNLSNYYTDILHLTIGCSITITGVLVLSIGEQQKYEIKATEIQVLGWIQNPDTYPISAKKHTLEYLREVAHLRSRTNLIGAIVRIRNHVFQSLHKFLHKKGYYWIPTPIITGLNTEGAGEMFRVSTMDLKNIPKKINGSVDFKKDFFGKESFLTVSGQLNLETYACSLSKVYTFGPTFRAENSNTSRHLAEFWMLEVESSFCNLDEIATFSESILKYICKSILKYCMKDIKFLKKYIDNDIINRLKKFLLVDFVRIEYKDAIDILLNSKNKFENVVSFGMDLNTEHERFLVEKYFKVPVVIMNYPKELKAFYMRLNDDKKTVAAMDLLVPGVGELIGGSQREERIAMLDLRLSELGLKKEDYWWYRDLRRYGTVHHSGFGMGFERLISYITGIANIRDIIPFPRTVKNANF
- a CDS encoding rhodanese-related sulfurtransferase; its protein translation is MSNLYNRISKKELKKKMLFNKEPRFVVSFYKYFLIKNTKEFRDEIYKNFYEYNVLGRVYVANEGINAQISIPVKFYFLVKNLLYNFTPELNDLFINKSLNHDSQAFSVLSIKIKKNIVNDGITNPLFNSKNVGIYIKSKQVNTMLNDRKTIFIDMRNSYEYQIGHFPNAIEIKSQTFREQLKKVIQIMDYAKNKNIVMYCTGGIRCEKASAWMHFNGFKYVYHLKGGILGYVHDAKKNGLPILFEGSNFVFDNRMIEKISDKIISFCKQCAKPSDRYVNCSFDLCHLLFIQCENCAIDFKNCCSLKCMHDV
- the rlmKL gene encoding bifunctional 23S rRNA (guanine(2069)-N(7))-methyltransferase RlmK/23S rRNA (guanine(2445)-N(2))-methyltransferase RlmL; the encoded protein is MNYLFASTNFGCEKFLEQELLSLGGKNIKIIKGGVYYEGEDLILYNSLMWSRISSRIFLCIKKFTIKNSDDLYHNTYNINWTKILYLENNFLVKFNGTNNIIRNSLFGSLTIKDSIVDKFYQKYSIRPNINLITPDIRITAYLFQNSVHIMLDLSGDALNKRGYRKFFDVAPIKENLSSAIILSSGWKKNTPLIDPMCGSGTLLIEAAMMSSDRAPGLTRKKWGFQSWKGYNEKIWKEVLKNAKERFKIGIKKCVKNYFIGYDCNPNIIEKAQKNAINANLENIVNFVKCDLSNLKNPYQKQEIGTLISNPPYGERYKTENNLIALYIELGVISRKHFKNWKLSVFSSSEFLLKFLQMKSYENFIFKNGSLNCTLKNYEIFSNTINDKSQEYQNRLQKNFKKLKKWNDLQEIECFRVYDSDLPNYKIIVDVYKKWLVIQEYQAPKLIHHKEAHKRLCNAIYHSKEILSIPTNNIVIKFRKKQKNKEQYQKLFNSGSFFIIKEYHVKLLVNLIDYLDTGLFSENRLVRKLLGEMSKGKDFLNLFAYTGAASVYAGLGKARSTTTVDISNTYIGWSMRNMSLNNLTNSKNVFIQKDCLEWIVLTKKKFDLIFINPPTFSNSKRMKKSFELKRDYIELMINLKRILRKDGNIVFSSSTHNFEIDCNNIKKINLHAKNITNLTQTKDHLKKNYHSWLIKHIQ
- a CDS encoding porin produces the protein MKNHKSLAILIPMLFASTSSVNAIEIFNKNGNKLELYGSINPNHNFSNKFLSTEIVSKEDNTNAVLGLSGKINITDKLSSYAKIEYKTDLFMPEDLMDKQQPNTVRLGYAGLKYGNLGSIDYGRNYGVIHDAQSLTNHIPYINNNSVFAYNDNYMVGRNNSLLTYRNNNIFGLVDGVSFALQYQDAIKNRISDQQNSVGWGASLKYESDSGLTAVGSCFTSERPISDQNKIDLKSKSVDSYGLGFKYDANNVYIAAFYGAARNLTPYHMHSDRFINETQNIEAIAEYSFDSGFHPSLSYLDSKGQNSNTPKSELDLAKQINISTRYEFNKNVSTYMNYKINLLKENDFIKDNKIPTDNIIGAGVVYQF
- the pyrD gene encoding quinone-dependent dihydroorotate dehydrogenase; this encodes MFYYLIRKLLFLIDPEKAHTLTLKYFNSKKIQFIRNFFIKSIPLKKTKCMGLTFNNKIGLAAGMDKNGDYIDSLSKIGFGFIEVGTVTPLPQYGNPKPRIFRIPSIEGIINKMGFNNFGIDYLVNNIKKSKFKGIIGVNIGKNKNTKIEDAIKDYLICIEKVYFYASYIAINISSPNTINLRKLQYGTLFKNLLRDIKKKQGEMYSKYSKYVPIAIKISPDLSKKELIDISNQLIHYKIDGVIATNTTLDYSLIPETKNNIQEGGLSGLPLQKKSNDVISILYKNLKRKIPIIGVGGINSINAAREKIVCGASLIQIYSGLIYHGPNFVRKIIKNL
- a CDS encoding ATP-binding cassette domain-containing protein, translating into MPLISIQDASLSFSDLEILKKVVLYINKNERISLIGKNGAGKSTLLKVINKNQDLDHGSIIYQKNIKISYLKQDNPKNLNISIHNFIKNQFKREININETIEINKLIKNFQVDKNSLLSELSGGFLRKIVLGSVLLGKPDVLLLDEPTNHLDISSISWLENFLKKFSGTVLFISHDRSFIQNVCTRIVDLDRGKLTSFPGNYKEFIKLKKEHNRIEKINKKLFDQNLEKEEIWIRKGIKARTTRNEGRVRNLKTLRKEHENYKKIDNFDNIKINEIKSYPGKIIFKLKNISFLIEKKTIIQNFSSIIQYGDKIGLIGNNGSGKSTMIKILMGEKKIQTGSIYFGTELKIAYFDQDRSILNPNKSILENINNGTEKIILNGKEQHLIGYLKKFLFKPNQVQCLVKTLSGGECNRLLLAKLFLKPSNVLIFDEPTNDLDLDTLELLENIIIKYSGTVLIVSHDRNFIENTVNKYWIFKGDGLINTHFNSYDSVIKEKNRKIQKKCVLNQNKSHINCSKIKQNQVKKELKEVLNKIEKIENNIQRLKNKMNEPSFFKQNIINQLPTLKEFKIEEKKLEKILICWENLEKKL